In Afipia sp. GAS231, a single window of DNA contains:
- a CDS encoding PH domain-containing protein, giving the protein MGRYIDEILQPGEKVLYSTNAHWMFYLPAMAAWAAALALLIFSRTVTADAITLVCLSLAAIAALAALYWTATAWFHRWTTETDVTNMRVVHKTGFIKRRTFEMSLDKIESVDVNQSILGRIMNYGDVTIRGVGEGFEKIQTIASPLAFRSAITTRPAGT; this is encoded by the coding sequence ATGGGGCGTTATATCGACGAAATCCTGCAACCCGGCGAGAAGGTGCTGTATTCCACCAATGCGCACTGGATGTTCTACCTGCCGGCGATGGCGGCCTGGGCCGCGGCCCTGGCCCTGCTGATTTTCTCCCGAACGGTAACCGCCGACGCCATCACGCTGGTTTGCCTCTCGCTGGCGGCGATCGCCGCCCTTGCGGCGTTGTACTGGACGGCCACCGCCTGGTTCCACCGCTGGACCACCGAGACCGACGTCACCAATATGCGCGTCGTCCACAAGACCGGCTTCATCAAGCGCCGTACCTTCGAAATGAGCCTCGACAAGATCGAGAGCGTCGACGTCAACCAGAGCATCCTCGGCCGCATCATGAACTATGGCGACGTGACCATCCGGGGCGTTGGCGAAGGCTTTGAAAAGATTCAAACCATTGCCTCACCGCTGGCGTTTCGTAGTGCCATCACAACTCGACCGGCTGGTACATGA
- a CDS encoding DUF1178 family protein, producing MIRYNLRCAKGHSFESWFQSSAAYESQEKRKLVSCPACGSVKVERAIMAPQIVSKKGREAAVPAPAEAPTAEATAQGSTPLLMAQERELRAKIKELRDHIVKNADNVGERFPNEARKMHYGDIEHRPIYGEASPEEARSLIDEGVEVSPLPVLPDDRN from the coding sequence ATGATCCGGTACAACCTACGCTGCGCGAAGGGACATAGCTTCGAAAGCTGGTTCCAGAGTTCGGCGGCGTACGAAAGCCAGGAGAAGCGCAAACTGGTAAGTTGCCCCGCCTGCGGCTCGGTCAAGGTCGAACGCGCCATCATGGCCCCGCAGATCGTGAGCAAGAAGGGCCGCGAGGCCGCCGTGCCCGCGCCGGCCGAAGCGCCGACTGCGGAGGCGACGGCACAGGGATCGACACCGCTGCTGATGGCGCAGGAGCGCGAGCTGCGCGCCAAGATCAAGGAATTGCGCGACCATATCGTCAAGAACGCCGACAATGTCGGCGAGCGCTTCCCCAACGAAGCCCGCAAGATGCATTACGGCGACATCGAACATCGTCCGATCTATGGCGAGGCTTCGCCCGAGGAAGCGCGTTCGCTGATCGACGAAGGCGTTGAGGTGTCACCGCTGCCGGTGCTGCCGGACGACCGGAATTGA
- a CDS encoding (deoxy)nucleoside triphosphate pyrophosphohydrolase yields MAEIKLTLVVACALVDADKRVLIAQRPQGKALAGLWEFPGGKLDPGERPEQALIRELREEIGIDIAEPCLAPLTFASHAYESFHLLMPLYICRRWEGLVTAREGQQLAWVRANKLRDYPMPPADIPLIPHLIDLLM; encoded by the coding sequence ATGGCTGAGATCAAACTCACCCTCGTGGTCGCCTGTGCCCTGGTCGACGCCGACAAGCGCGTGCTGATTGCGCAACGCCCGCAAGGCAAGGCGCTGGCCGGCCTGTGGGAATTCCCCGGCGGCAAGCTCGATCCCGGCGAGCGGCCGGAGCAGGCCCTGATCCGCGAACTGCGCGAGGAGATCGGCATCGACATCGCCGAGCCCTGCCTGGCGCCGCTGACCTTCGCCAGCCACGCCTATGAAAGCTTCCATCTGTTGATGCCGCTCTACATCTGCCGGCGCTGGGAAGGCCTCGTGACGGCGCGCGAAGGCCAGCAACTGGCGTGGGTCCGCGCCAACAAGCTGCGCGATTACCCGATGCCGCCGGCGGACATTCCGCTGATCCCGCATCTGATCGATTTGTTGATGTGA
- a CDS encoding NIPSNAP family protein, whose protein sequence is MITCYLRYEVPLGKLAEFEAYGRMWIELVPRFGGIHHGYFLPSEGASDIALAMFSFPSLAAYEQYRKDSAEDPDVQKAIDFAKQTRCFIRYERSFFRPVFPREAAAGSA, encoded by the coding sequence ATGATCACTTGTTACCTGCGATACGAAGTCCCTTTGGGTAAACTCGCCGAATTCGAGGCCTATGGCAGGATGTGGATCGAACTGGTGCCGAGATTCGGCGGCATCCATCACGGCTACTTCCTGCCGTCCGAAGGGGCTAGCGACATTGCGCTCGCGATGTTCAGCTTCCCAAGCCTTGCAGCCTACGAACAATACCGCAAAGATAGTGCTGAAGATCCGGACGTTCAGAAGGCGATCGACTTTGCCAAGCAAACCCGCTGCTTCATCCGGTATGAGCGATCATTCTTCCGGCCAGTGTTTCCCCGAGAGGCGGCCGCGGGATCGGCTTGA
- a CDS encoding EamA family transporter yields MSPDTFPSWLPWAVLSAVFAALTAIFAKIGVEDINSDLATLIRTVIVLISLALILFATGKLGQTGPISTKTWIFLLLSGLGTGASWLCYFRALKLGPATLVAPIDKLSVVLVALFGVVFLGERPSMNGWLGIALIAAGAVIIVVKR; encoded by the coding sequence ATGAGCCCGGACACCTTCCCCTCCTGGCTGCCCTGGGCGGTGCTCTCGGCCGTCTTCGCGGCCCTGACCGCGATCTTTGCCAAGATCGGCGTCGAGGACATCAATTCCGATCTCGCGACCCTGATCCGCACCGTGATCGTGCTGATCAGTCTCGCCTTGATCCTGTTTGCCACCGGCAAGCTCGGCCAGACCGGGCCGATCTCGACCAAGACCTGGATTTTCCTGCTGCTGTCCGGTCTCGGCACCGGCGCGTCGTGGCTGTGCTATTTTCGCGCGCTGAAACTCGGTCCGGCGACGCTGGTGGCGCCGATCGACAAACTGAGCGTGGTGCTGGTGGCGCTGTTCGGCGTGGTGTTTCTCGGCGAGCGGCCGTCGATGAACGGCTGGCTCGGGATCGCGCTGATCGCCGCCGGCGCGGTGATCATTGTCGTCAAACGCTGA
- the ubiG gene encoding bifunctional 2-polyprenyl-6-hydroxyphenol methylase/3-demethylubiquinol 3-O-methyltransferase UbiG, giving the protein MAMQSNPSGSTVDPAEVAKFSKLSDEWWDPKGKMAPLHKINPLRLTYIRDAACRKFERNVKSLNCLSGLRILDIGCGAGLLCEPFTRLGAQVIGIDPSATNIAAAKLHADKGHLSIDYRCTTAEEMDVRERFDIVLAMEVIEHVTDVGAFLARCTAMLKPGGLMVVSTLNRNWKSFALAIVGAEYVLRWLPRGTHQWDKFVTPDELAQHLADNKLTITDQAGVVYNPLADKWSVSSDMDVNYMVVAEGI; this is encoded by the coding sequence ATGGCGATGCAATCAAACCCATCGGGCAGCACGGTCGATCCCGCCGAAGTCGCGAAGTTTTCAAAACTGTCCGACGAGTGGTGGGATCCCAAGGGCAAGATGGCCCCGCTGCACAAGATCAATCCGCTGCGGCTGACCTATATCCGCGACGCCGCCTGCCGCAAGTTTGAGCGCAACGTCAAAAGCCTGAATTGCCTCTCGGGCCTGCGCATCCTCGATATCGGCTGCGGCGCCGGCCTGTTGTGCGAGCCGTTCACGCGGCTGGGCGCGCAGGTGATCGGCATCGATCCGTCGGCGACCAATATCGCCGCCGCCAAGCTGCACGCCGACAAGGGGCATCTGTCGATCGATTACCGCTGCACCACGGCCGAGGAGATGGACGTGCGCGAGCGCTTCGACATCGTGCTCGCGATGGAAGTGATCGAGCATGTCACCGATGTCGGCGCGTTCCTCGCCCGCTGCACGGCGATGCTCAAGCCCGGCGGGCTGATGGTGGTCTCGACCCTGAACCGCAACTGGAAGAGTTTTGCGCTGGCGATCGTCGGCGCCGAATATGTGCTGCGCTGGCTGCCGCGCGGCACCCATCAATGGGACAAGTTCGTCACCCCCGACGAACTGGCGCAGCACCTTGCCGACAACAAGCTCACCATCACCGACCAGGCCGGCGTGGTCTACAACCCGCTGGCCGACAAATGGAGCGTCTCGTCCGACATGGACGTGAACTACATGGTGGTCGCGGAGGGGATTTAG
- the grxC gene encoding glutaredoxin 3: protein MTAAVEIYTRPGCGYCTAAKSLLTRKNAAFTELNVATDPAYREQMYDRAGEGTTFPQIFIGATHVGGCDELYALDRAGRLDAMLAGEKASS from the coding sequence ATGACCGCTGCCGTTGAAATCTACACCCGTCCGGGCTGCGGTTACTGCACCGCCGCCAAATCGCTGCTGACGCGCAAGAATGCCGCGTTCACCGAATTAAATGTCGCAACTGACCCCGCCTACCGCGAACAGATGTATGATCGTGCCGGCGAAGGCACGACCTTTCCGCAGATCTTCATCGGTGCAACCCATGTCGGCGGTTGCGACGAGCTCTACGCGCTGGACCGCGCGGGCAGGCTCGACGCCATGCTGGCGGGAGAAAAGGCCTCTTCATGA
- a CDS encoding aspartate kinase — MGRLVMKFGGTSVANIDRIRNVARHVKREVDAGHDVAVVVSAMSGKTNELVEWCREASPMHDAREYDAVVASGEQVTSGLLAIALQAIGIQARSWQGWQIPVRTSDAHASARILEIDGSEIINRFKDRKEVAVIAGFQGINPQTNRITTLGRGGSDTSAVAIAAALHADRCDIYTDVDGVYTTDPRVVPKARRLDKIAFEDMLELASQGAKVLQVRSVELGMVHNMPVFVRSSFDKPEDIDPHGTPPGTLICSEEEIMESHVVTGIAFSKDEAQISVRQIEDKPGVAASIFGPLADANINVDMIVQNVSEDGKTTDLTFTVPASDYNRARDTITSSKAKIGYIRLDSATDVAKVSVIGSGMRSHAGVAAQAFKALSERNINIRAITTSEIKFSVLIDAAYTELAVRTLHTLYGLDKT; from the coding sequence ATGGGCCGCCTCGTGATGAAATTCGGCGGTACATCCGTCGCCAATATCGACCGAATCCGCAACGTCGCGCGGCATGTCAAACGCGAAGTCGACGCGGGGCATGACGTCGCCGTGGTGGTGTCGGCCATGTCCGGCAAGACCAACGAACTGGTGGAATGGTGCCGCGAGGCCTCGCCGATGCATGACGCGCGCGAATATGACGCCGTGGTGGCATCCGGCGAGCAGGTCACGTCGGGACTGCTGGCGATCGCGCTGCAGGCGATCGGCATTCAGGCCCGCTCCTGGCAGGGCTGGCAGATCCCGGTCCGGACCTCGGACGCCCACGCATCGGCGCGGATCCTCGAGATCGACGGCAGCGAGATCATCAACCGTTTCAAAGATCGCAAGGAAGTCGCCGTCATCGCCGGCTTCCAGGGCATCAATCCGCAGACCAACCGTATCACCACGCTCGGGCGCGGCGGTTCGGACACCTCGGCGGTGGCAATCGCGGCCGCGCTGCATGCCGACCGCTGCGACATCTACACCGACGTCGATGGCGTCTATACGACAGATCCGCGCGTGGTTCCCAAGGCGCGACGGCTCGACAAGATCGCGTTCGAGGACATGCTGGAGCTGGCCTCGCAGGGCGCCAAGGTGCTGCAGGTCCGCTCGGTGGAACTCGGCATGGTGCACAATATGCCGGTATTCGTCCGTTCCAGCTTCGACAAGCCCGAAGATATCGACCCGCACGGCACGCCGCCGGGCACGCTGATCTGCAGCGAGGAGGAAATCATGGAAAGCCACGTCGTCACCGGCATCGCCTTCTCGAAGGACGAAGCCCAGATTTCCGTGCGCCAGATCGAGGACAAGCCGGGGGTCGCCGCCTCGATCTTCGGGCCGCTCGCGGATGCCAACATCAACGTCGACATGATTGTCCAGAACGTCTCCGAGGACGGCAAGACCACCGACCTCACCTTCACCGTTCCGGCCTCCGACTATAACCGCGCCCGCGACACCATTACCTCGTCGAAGGCCAAGATCGGCTATATCAGGCTCGACAGCGCCACCGACGTGGCCAAGGTTTCGGTGATCGGCAGCGGCATGCGCAGCCATGCCGGCGTCGCGGCCCAGGCCTTCAAGGCGCTGTCCGAGCGCAACATCAACATCCGCGCCATCACCACCTCCGAAATCAAGTTCTCGGTGCTGATCGATGCCGCCTATACCGAACTCGCGGTGCGCACGCTGCATACGCTCTACGGGCTCGATAAAACCTAG
- a CDS encoding ComF family protein, giving the protein MDAEASPPRSIAHHLRGALDACRDALAHIPRLALDIALPTLCVSCREPVDGEGVCADCWAKLSFIAPPYCPRLGIPFVYDPGPELLSMEAIANPPAYQRARAAVRYDDVARTLVHALKYQDRTDLAPAMGRWMARAGQELLGGADVLVPVPLHWRRGWSRRYNQSGALARVISRQTGVKLATEALTRVRATEQQIGLSRPQRASNVQGAFKVAPQRSADIAGRRVVLVDDVLTSGATTDACARALLRAKAAQVDVLVFARVVDTNRAPI; this is encoded by the coding sequence ATGGACGCTGAAGCATCACCACCACGCTCCATCGCACACCATCTGCGCGGCGCGCTCGATGCGTGCCGCGACGCATTGGCACATATCCCGCGGCTCGCGCTCGACATCGCGCTGCCGACACTGTGCGTCTCCTGCCGCGAGCCGGTCGATGGCGAAGGCGTCTGTGCGGACTGCTGGGCCAAACTGTCGTTCATCGCGCCGCCTTATTGCCCGCGGCTCGGCATTCCCTTTGTCTACGACCCCGGGCCGGAATTGCTGTCGATGGAGGCGATTGCCAATCCGCCGGCCTACCAACGTGCGAGGGCCGCGGTGCGCTACGACGATGTCGCCCGCACGCTGGTGCATGCCCTGAAATACCAGGACCGCACCGATCTGGCGCCCGCCATGGGCCGCTGGATGGCCCGCGCCGGCCAGGAATTGCTCGGCGGGGCCGACGTGCTGGTGCCGGTTCCCCTGCATTGGCGGCGCGGCTGGAGCCGGCGCTACAACCAGTCCGGCGCGCTGGCGCGGGTGATTTCGCGCCAAACCGGTGTGAAACTGGCCACCGAGGCGCTCACGCGGGTTCGGGCGACCGAACAGCAGATCGGGCTGTCGCGGCCGCAGCGCGCCAGCAATGTGCAGGGCGCCTTCAAGGTCGCACCCCAACGCAGTGCCGATATTGCCGGCCGCCGCGTCGTCCTGGTCGACGACGTCCTGACCTCCGGCGCCACAACGGATGCCTGCGCCCGTGCCTTATTGCGCGCCAAGGCCGCGCAGGTCGACGTGCTGGTATTCGCTCGGGTTGTGGACACAAACCGGGCTCCCATATAA
- a CDS encoding carbon-nitrogen hydrolase family protein, which translates to MSADQTFTAAMVQMRTGLLPEPSLEQGTKLIREAAAQGADYVLTPEVSNMMQLNRKALFEHLATEEDDKSLRAYRALAAELKIHLHIGSLALRFSPEKAVNRSLLIGPDGNVLACYDKIHMFDIDLPGGESYRESANYQPGETAVISDLPWGRIGLTICYDVRFPALYRALAETGASFLAVPSAFTKKTGEAHWHTLLRARAIENGCFVFAAAQAGMHENKRETFGHSLIIAPWGEILAEGGVEPGVFLAKIDPSKVETARKTVPSLQHGRRFGIADPKAGPEHLHLVRGSA; encoded by the coding sequence ATGAGCGCTGACCAGACCTTTACCGCGGCCATGGTGCAGATGCGCACCGGCCTGTTGCCGGAGCCCAGCCTCGAGCAAGGCACCAAGCTGATCCGCGAGGCGGCTGCGCAGGGTGCGGATTATGTGCTCACCCCCGAGGTGAGCAACATGATGCAACTGAACCGCAAGGCGCTGTTCGAGCATCTCGCCACCGAAGAAGACGACAAATCGCTCAGGGCTTATCGCGCGCTGGCGGCGGAACTGAAAATCCATCTCCATATCGGCTCGCTGGCGCTGCGCTTCTCGCCGGAGAAGGCAGTCAACCGCTCGCTCCTGATCGGGCCCGACGGCAACGTGCTCGCCTGTTACGACAAGATCCACATGTTCGACATCGACCTGCCCGGCGGCGAGAGCTATCGCGAATCCGCCAATTACCAGCCGGGCGAGACCGCCGTGATCTCGGATCTGCCGTGGGGCCGCATCGGTCTCACGATCTGCTACGACGTGCGCTTTCCCGCGCTCTATCGCGCGCTCGCCGAAACCGGCGCGTCGTTCCTCGCGGTGCCGTCTGCCTTCACCAAGAAGACCGGCGAGGCGCATTGGCACACGTTGCTGCGCGCCCGCGCCATCGAGAACGGCTGCTTCGTATTTGCGGCGGCGCAAGCCGGCATGCACGAGAACAAGCGCGAGACCTTCGGTCATTCGCTGATCATCGCGCCCTGGGGCGAGATTCTGGCCGAAGGCGGCGTCGAGCCCGGCGTCTTCCTCGCCAAGATCGATCCGTCCAAAGTCGAGACCGCACGGAAAACCGTGCCGTCGCTGCAGCATGGGCGACGCTTCGGTATTGCCGACCCAAAGGCCGGTCCGGAGCATCTGCATCTGGTCCGGGGTTCGGCATGA
- a CDS encoding methyltransferase domain-containing protein → MASNPTTAPRLFDRTLLRARMDRAQRAGPVTFLLDRVVEDMADRLQAVTRGFSDVAEIGSPGELLRRPIADRFASISRIDLDESEMLPLEPETLDLALSALALQFVNDLPGVLAQIRRALKPDGLLLAAMIGGDTLTELRQSFAAAEAECEGGVSPRVAPFADLRDVGSLLQRAGFALPVTDVDSLVVRYDNAFALMADLRAMGATNVMVERRRMPTRIATMLRMSEIYASRFSDPDGRIRATFDIIWLSGWAPHDSQPKPLRPGSAKASLEAAVKRGKP, encoded by the coding sequence ATGGCTTCGAACCCGACCACTGCGCCCCGCCTGTTCGACCGCACCTTGCTGCGGGCGCGGATGGACCGCGCGCAGCGGGCCGGGCCGGTGACGTTCCTGCTCGATCGTGTCGTGGAAGACATGGCGGATCGGCTGCAGGCGGTGACGCGCGGCTTTTCGGACGTAGCGGAAATCGGGTCGCCCGGTGAGTTGCTGCGAAGGCCGATCGCCGATCGCTTTGCGTCGATCAGCCGCATCGATCTCGATGAATCCGAGATGCTGCCACTCGAACCGGAAACGCTCGATCTCGCGCTCTCGGCGCTCGCGCTTCAGTTCGTCAACGATTTGCCCGGCGTGCTGGCGCAAATCCGCCGCGCGCTGAAGCCGGACGGGCTGCTGCTGGCAGCGATGATCGGCGGCGATACGCTGACCGAGCTCAGGCAATCGTTTGCGGCGGCGGAAGCCGAGTGCGAAGGCGGCGTGTCGCCGCGGGTCGCGCCGTTTGCCGACCTGCGCGATGTGGGGAGCCTTCTTCAGCGCGCGGGCTTTGCATTGCCGGTCACCGACGTCGATTCGCTGGTGGTGCGCTATGACAATGCGTTCGCGCTGATGGCCGATCTCAGGGCGATGGGCGCCACCAACGTCATGGTCGAGCGGCGCCGGATGCCGACCCGCATCGCCACGATGCTGCGGATGTCGGAAATCTACGCCAGCCGTTTTTCCGATCCTGATGGACGCATCCGCGCGACCTTCGACATCATCTGGCTATCCGGCTGGGCGCCGCATGACAGTCAGCCCAAGCCGCTGCGGCCGGGATCGGCCAAGGCCAGTCTGGAAGCGGCCGTGAAGCGCGGGAAGCCCTAA
- the argJ gene encoding bifunctional glutamate N-acetyltransferase/amino-acid acetyltransferase ArgJ — MSTAVSPLAPTDVPDMPAIAGVRLATAAAGIRYKGRTDVLLAVMDKGTAVAGVFTQSKCPSAPVEWCRAKLGPGKARALVVNSGNANAFTGKTGRQSTALTASIASKAVGCSANEIFLASTGVIGEPLDATKFDGVLATLAVSAAPDDWMGAAKAIMTTDTFPKVATATVKLGKTKVTINGMAKGAGMIAPDMATMLSFVFTDAPLSSAVLQSLLKSGVEDTFNAVTIDSDTSTSDTLLAFATGAAAANGAPKISRASDPRLKAFTKAFREVLADLAEQVARDGEGARKLVEIIVDGATTKASARKIAMSIANSPLVKTAIAGEDANWGRVVMAVGKAGEPANRDKLSISFNGIRVAKSGARDPSYNEAEVSEVMKNPKIQIKVSLGLGKGRDRVLTCDLTKEYVAINGDYRS, encoded by the coding sequence ATGTCCACCGCTGTCTCTCCCCTCGCCCCGACCGATGTTCCCGATATGCCCGCGATTGCGGGCGTCAGGCTTGCCACCGCGGCGGCCGGCATCCGCTACAAGGGGCGCACCGACGTGCTGCTGGCCGTCATGGACAAGGGCACGGCCGTCGCCGGCGTCTTCACCCAGTCGAAATGCCCGTCCGCGCCGGTCGAATGGTGCCGCGCCAAGCTCGGTCCCGGCAAGGCGCGCGCGCTGGTGGTGAATTCCGGCAATGCCAACGCCTTCACCGGCAAGACCGGCCGGCAGTCGACGGCGCTGACGGCCTCGATCGCCTCGAAAGCGGTCGGCTGCAGCGCCAATGAGATCTTCCTAGCCTCCACCGGCGTGATCGGCGAACCGCTCGACGCCACCAAATTCGACGGCGTGCTGGCAACCTTGGCTGTAAGCGCCGCGCCGGACGACTGGATGGGCGCCGCCAAGGCGATCATGACCACCGACACCTTCCCGAAGGTCGCAACCGCGACCGTAAAACTCGGCAAGACCAAGGTCACCATCAACGGCATGGCCAAGGGCGCCGGCATGATCGCGCCGGATATGGCAACGATGCTTTCGTTCGTATTCACCGACGCGCCGCTGTCGTCCGCCGTGCTGCAATCGCTGCTCAAGAGCGGCGTCGAGGACACGTTTAACGCCGTGACCATCGATAGCGACACCTCGACCTCGGACACCCTGCTCGCTTTCGCCACCGGTGCTGCCGCCGCAAACGGCGCGCCAAAAATCAGCCGCGCCAGCGATCCCAGGCTGAAGGCATTTACAAAAGCGTTCCGCGAAGTGCTGGCCGATCTCGCAGAGCAGGTCGCGCGCGACGGCGAAGGCGCCCGCAAGCTGGTCGAGATCATCGTCGACGGCGCCACCACCAAGGCCTCGGCGCGCAAGATCGCGATGTCGATCGCCAACTCGCCGCTGGTGAAGACCGCGATCGCGGGCGAGGACGCCAACTGGGGCCGCGTGGTGATGGCGGTCGGCAAGGCCGGCGAGCCCGCCAACCGCGACAAGCTGTCGATCTCGTTCAACGGCATCCGCGTCGCCAAAAGCGGCGCACGCGATCCGTCCTACAACGAGGCTGAGGTCTCCGAGGTGATGAAGAACCCGAAAATCCAGATCAAGGTTTCGCTTGGCCTGGGCAAGGGCCGCGACCGCGTACTGACCTGCGACCTCACCAAGGAATATGTCGCGATCAACGGCGATTACCGGTCGTGA
- a CDS encoding EamA family transporter, producing the protein MFSIATLWIPFTIIAALGQVARNAMQRSLTGPLGTWGATNIRFLFGFPFSILFFAVVLIVSGDPIPWPTAAFWPWLLLGALAQIVGTGMMLLAMNDRSFVVTTAYLKTEAIQTAIFGFIFLGDHLTLLKVIAILIATAGVVIAALRPASGKGFADLKPTLLGLAAAAAFALSAVGFRGAVIVVPGVSFVTAASYTLVFGLFVQTLILSIYLLLRAPDVLKKILGLWRPSMLAGFMGAFASQFWFLAFALTAAANVRTLALVEVLFAQAVAYYSFKQPLSARELFGIVLIVVGVALLVSV; encoded by the coding sequence ATGTTCTCCATCGCCACGCTCTGGATTCCCTTCACCATCATCGCCGCACTCGGGCAGGTCGCGCGCAATGCGATGCAGCGATCGTTGACGGGACCGCTCGGGACCTGGGGCGCTACCAACATCCGCTTCCTGTTCGGCTTTCCGTTCTCGATTCTGTTTTTCGCAGTCGTCTTGATCGTGTCGGGCGATCCTATTCCGTGGCCGACGGCGGCATTCTGGCCGTGGCTGTTGCTCGGCGCGCTGGCCCAGATCGTCGGCACCGGCATGATGCTGCTCGCCATGAACGACCGCTCGTTCGTGGTGACGACGGCGTATCTGAAAACCGAGGCGATCCAGACTGCGATCTTCGGCTTCATCTTCCTCGGCGATCACCTGACCTTGCTGAAAGTGATCGCGATCCTGATCGCGACCGCCGGTGTGGTGATCGCGGCGCTGCGGCCCGCCTCGGGCAAGGGTTTTGCGGATTTGAAGCCGACGCTGCTCGGCCTCGCGGCGGCTGCGGCCTTCGCGCTGTCGGCCGTCGGCTTTCGTGGCGCCGTGATCGTCGTGCCCGGCGTCTCCTTCGTGACGGCGGCGTCCTACACGCTGGTGTTCGGCCTGTTCGTGCAGACGCTGATCCTGTCGATCTATCTATTGCTGCGCGCGCCCGATGTGCTGAAGAAGATCCTTGGACTGTGGCGGCCGTCGATGCTGGCGGGCTTCATGGGCGCGTTCGCGTCGCAATTCTGGTTCCTGGCGTTTGCGCTGACGGCAGCCGCCAACGTGCGCACGCTGGCGCTGGTCGAGGTGCTGTTCGCGCAGGCCGTGGCGTATTATTCGTTCAAGCAGCCGCTGTCCGCGCGCGAACTGTTCGGCATCGTGTTGATCGTGGTCGGCGTGGCGCTGCTGGTTTCGGTGTAG
- a CDS encoding peptidylprolyl isomerase — MTFPFPETKTGLRFGLASLAVTGCLAALLAAGPVRAEDNPVLAKVNGVEIRQSDVALAEEELGPSLAQMDPATKKDNVLSFLIDLRIVAKAAEDKKVENSEDFKKRMAFTRSRLLMDSLLATEGKAATTDDAMKKVYEEASKQITGEQEVHARHILVETEDEAKAIKAELDKGGDFAELAKKKSKDPGASDGGDLGFFTKEQMVPEFSAVAFTLEPGKISDPVKSQFGWHIIKVEEKRSRKAPDFDQVRAQIETYVTRKAQAEYVGKLREAAKIERMDKPAETAAKPDAPKPETAPAKADAAKDSKMAPAKK; from the coding sequence GTGACCGGCTGCCTGGCTGCGCTTTTGGCCGCCGGCCCGGTCCGCGCCGAGGACAATCCCGTTCTCGCCAAGGTCAACGGCGTGGAAATCCGCCAGAGCGACGTCGCACTTGCCGAAGAAGAGCTCGGCCCCAGCCTGGCGCAGATGGACCCGGCCACCAAGAAGGACAACGTGCTGTCCTTCCTGATCGACCTGAGGATCGTCGCCAAGGCCGCTGAAGACAAGAAGGTCGAGAATTCCGAAGACTTCAAGAAGCGGATGGCGTTCACCCGCAGCCGCCTCCTGATGGACAGCCTGCTGGCGACCGAAGGCAAGGCGGCGACCACCGACGACGCCATGAAGAAGGTCTATGAGGAGGCCTCCAAGCAGATCACCGGCGAACAGGAAGTTCACGCCCGGCACATCCTGGTCGAGACCGAGGACGAGGCCAAGGCGATCAAGGCCGAACTGGACAAGGGCGGCGATTTCGCCGAGCTGGCCAAGAAGAAGTCCAAGGATCCCGGCGCGTCCGATGGCGGCGATCTCGGCTTCTTCACCAAGGAGCAGATGGTGCCGGAATTCTCCGCCGTCGCCTTCACCCTCGAGCCCGGCAAGATCTCCGATCCCGTCAAGTCGCAGTTCGGCTGGCACATCATCAAGGTCGAGGAAAAGCGCAGCCGCAAGGCACCCGATTTCGATCAGGTCAGGGCTCAGATCGAGACCTATGTGACGCGCAAGGCGCAGGCCGAATACGTCGGCAAACTGCGCGAAGCCGCCAAGATCGAGCGCATGGACAAGCCGGCCGAGACCGCGGCGAAGCCGGATGCCCCCAAGCCTGAAACCGCCCCGGCGAAGGCCGATGCGGCGAAGGATTCCAAGATGGCGCCGGCGAAGAAGTAA